The following are encoded together in the Bradyrhizobium genosp. L genome:
- a CDS encoding carboxymuconolactone decarboxylase family protein, translating to MTDANPRGEKFERGLQTRRSVLGDAYVERSLKAADDFNWPIQKLATEYCWDEIWNRPDLDKRSRSLLNLGMIAALNRPHELKVHIRGALNNGLSKAELREVFLQIAVYCGMPAGLDSFRIAKDVFAEMGLVD from the coding sequence ATGACCGACGCAAATCCCCGCGGCGAGAAATTCGAGCGCGGGTTGCAGACCCGCCGCAGCGTGCTCGGCGACGCCTATGTCGAGCGCTCGCTGAAGGCGGCCGATGATTTCAACTGGCCGATCCAGAAGCTCGCGACCGAATATTGCTGGGATGAGATCTGGAACAGGCCGGACCTCGACAAGCGCAGCCGCAGCCTGCTCAACCTCGGCATGATCGCGGCGCTCAACCGGCCGCACGAGCTCAAGGTGCATATCCGCGGCGCGCTCAACAACGGACTGAGCAAGGCCGAGCTGCGCGAGGTGTTCCTGCAGATCGCGGTCTATTGCGGCATGCCCGCCGGGCTCGACAGTTTCCGCATCGCCAAGGATGTTTTTGCGGAGATGGGTCTTGTCGACTGA
- a CDS encoding alpha/beta fold hydrolase: protein MSTEPAPIVTAAWHGFVRQDVLGKAGRLSLRIGGPEQGKPVLLCHSILTSSAIWHRQAIALAARGHRVLALDSRGHGQSEAPRGPYSMDDLVADAVAVLDHFSIAKAHVIGVSQGGMTAFGLGVRHPDRVLSLCVLAARADAPPPFAAAWDDRIALVRERGIAPLAAPTAERWFGQPFLEAHPAIATALLDCINETDPEGFIGCARAIQGLAYLDGVKQLKVPLTMIVGALDTLLVQPMRDLATMLGCPLVTIPDAGHLPQVDHPDEVDAAINQHLRAFA, encoded by the coding sequence TTGTCGACTGAACCGGCCCCGATCGTTACCGCCGCATGGCACGGCTTTGTCCGGCAAGATGTACTGGGCAAGGCCGGGCGGCTCAGCCTGCGCATCGGCGGCCCTGAGCAAGGCAAGCCGGTGTTGCTCTGCCATTCGATCCTGACCAGCAGCGCGATCTGGCACCGTCAGGCGATCGCGCTCGCCGCCCGCGGCCACCGCGTGCTCGCGCTCGACAGCCGTGGCCACGGACAATCCGAGGCGCCGCGCGGTCCCTACAGCATGGACGACCTGGTGGCGGATGCGGTCGCCGTGCTCGATCATTTCAGCATCGCAAAGGCTCACGTGATCGGCGTCTCGCAGGGCGGCATGACGGCGTTCGGGCTCGGCGTGCGCCATCCCGACCGCGTGCTCAGCCTGTGCGTGCTCGCCGCACGCGCCGATGCGCCGCCGCCCTTCGCCGCCGCATGGGACGACCGGATCGCGCTGGTGCGCGAGCGCGGCATTGCGCCGCTGGCGGCGCCTACCGCCGAGCGCTGGTTCGGACAGCCCTTTCTCGAGGCGCATCCTGCGATCGCGACCGCATTGCTCGACTGTATCAACGAGACCGATCCCGAGGGCTTCATCGGCTGTGCCCGCGCGATCCAGGGGCTCGCCTATCTCGACGGCGTCAAGCAGCTGAAGGTGCCGCTGACGATGATCGTGGGCGCGCTCGATACGTTGCTGGTGCAGCCGATGCGAGACCTGGCGACGATGCTCGGCTGCCCGCTGGTGACCATTCCCGACGCCGGGCACCTGCCCCAGGTGGATCATCCGGACGAGGTCGATGCCGCGATCAACCAACACCTCCGCGCGTTCGCGTGA